A window of Egibacteraceae bacterium genomic DNA:
CGGCCGGCGAGGTTGCTGGTCGGTGCGAAGCGCATCCGTCCGGTCGCGGGCTCCATGGTGGCTTCGGCGAGGTAGCTCGCGATGGTCTGGGAGGCCCGCACCACAGCGGCCGCGCCGGCCGGTGCACGGGTCGGGCCGGCGGCCGCGTCCGCGCATTCGACCACGGGCACGAGCTCGGCGAGCCAGTCGGGTACCGGAGCACAATCGTCATCGGTGAAGGCCAGGACGGTCCCCCTGGCCGCGGCAGCACCGAGGTTGCGCGCCGCGGCCGGGCCACGGCCCTCGCCGCGGACCAGTCTCGCCCGTGGCGCCCGGGCGACCACGGCAGCGACGGTCGCACGGTCGCGTGACGCATCGTCGACCACGACGACCTCGACGGGCTCGAGCGTCTGTGCGTCCAGCGCGGCGAGGCACCGCGCGAGCAGGGTCGGCCGGTCGCGGGTCGCCACGACCACCGAGACGGAGGTGGTGGCGGTCATCG
This region includes:
- a CDS encoding glycosyltransferase, with amino-acid sequence MTATTSVSVVVATRDRPTLLARCLAALDAQTLEPVEVVVVDDASRDRATVAAVVARAPRARLVRGEGRGPAAARNLGAAAARGTVLAFTDDDCAPVPDWLAELVPVVECADAAAGPTRAPAGAAAVVRASQTIASYLAEATMEPATGRMRFAPTSNLAGRASTFAQLPFDERFASAAGEDREWCARLQDRGGVLRFAPGAVVHHHQQLTLRTFWRQQRRYGGGAQRFHRAGRGLAAPSFYTGLVRAGSAHGPLVGALVLLAQVATSVGYLEGAFEQRRARPPLSRA